The Deltaproteobacteria bacterium genome includes a region encoding these proteins:
- the rho gene encoding transcription termination factor Rho has product METVKGHLEITDRGFGFLRAIEQNYLPDPGDVFVPPGLIRDYNLPEGGLIQGEAVPGDSKSGNLKLQSVETINDVHWETFISFDRLQDRISINPTENLVITQGADDLTGRAIDMIAPVGKGQRGLIIAPPKTGKTTILRHMANSISTNHPEVDIFVLLVDERPEEVTDFKRGLKDAHVLFSSADQSIEQHMRMTRLAMHTAILCAEAGRDAVVFIDSLTRMSRAFNTKTDSHGRTMTGGLGANALQFPRKIFGAARNVEDGGSLSIFATILVETGSRMDDIIYQEFKGTGNTDLVLSRKCAEKRIWPAIDINASGTRKEELLMDGEHYAEVIKIRRGLAHLDETEAMSALLDYFQEN; this is encoded by the coding sequence TTGGAAACGGTTAAAGGACATCTGGAGATTACGGACAGGGGATTCGGGTTCTTGAGGGCGATCGAACAGAATTATCTGCCCGACCCCGGGGACGTTTTCGTTCCGCCGGGGCTGATCAGGGACTACAACCTGCCCGAAGGCGGGTTGATTCAGGGGGAAGCCGTGCCGGGCGATTCAAAAAGCGGAAACCTGAAATTGCAATCGGTCGAGACCATCAACGATGTTCACTGGGAAACGTTCATCTCCTTCGACCGCCTGCAGGATCGGATCAGCATCAACCCCACGGAAAACCTGGTGATCACCCAGGGGGCCGACGACCTGACGGGCAGGGCCATAGACATGATTGCACCGGTGGGCAAGGGGCAGCGCGGCTTGATCATCGCCCCGCCCAAAACAGGCAAAACCACCATCCTGCGGCACATGGCCAATTCCATCTCCACGAACCACCCGGAGGTTGACATTTTCGTTTTGCTGGTGGATGAAAGGCCGGAAGAGGTGACGGACTTCAAACGGGGTCTAAAAGACGCACATGTGCTCTTTTCCTCGGCTGATCAGAGCATCGAACAGCACATGCGGATGACGCGCCTGGCCATGCACACCGCGATTCTATGTGCGGAGGCCGGCCGCGACGCGGTGGTTTTCATCGATTCGCTGACCCGCATGTCCCGGGCTTTCAACACGAAGACCGACAGCCACGGCAGGACCATGACCGGGGGCCTGGGCGCCAATGCCCTCCAATTTCCCCGGAAAATTTTCGGGGCGGCCCGCAATGTCGAAGACGGGGGGTCGCTGAGCATTTTCGCCACCATCCTGGTGGAGACCGGCAGCCGTATGGACGACATCATCTACCAGGAGTTCAAGGGCACCGGGAACACGGATTTGGTGCTCAGCCGCAAATGCGCGGAAAAGAGAATATGGCCCGCCATCGACATCAACGCATCCGGCACACGTAAAGAGGAGTTGCTGATGGATGGGGAACATTATGCGGAAGTCATTAAGATACGCCGGGGCCTGGCACATCTGGATGAGACCGAAGCCATGTCCGCTTTGCTGGATTATTTTCAGGAGAATTAG
- the murD gene encoding UDP-N-acetylmuramoyl-L-alanine--D-glutamate ligase, translating to MKGGTESRRPLTSPAEAVDKEAIRAFDGMKVLVFGLGILGGGVAAANWLLRHGARVTVTDLKTEAELAVSLGRLEKPVRLKLGGHDETDVKKCDLVLFNPDIPAGSRFVVLARGLGKRVENEATLFYRLCRLPIVAVTGTRGKTTTCAWIEHFLKACSIPIPAGNSPTNPFMHTLQLLEEDSDVKPSGGDDRTRIVVNELPSYHLEYFGPGNRGPDIALVTNIYRDHLNRHTSMEEYADTKANIFRQQTEEQTLILNRESAWSAFLGQRVSRQRQLFFSTSPLPAAAAGLYHEKGRARYRAPGSSSDAAVLETGGFAKKRGAHNLENLLASALTAYRAGACWSGIQSALETVPEIAFRQEVVFKDDRLTVINDNAATSPDGCMAAVNRFGGGRCILIAGGTDRELDYTGWADTVNRLISRRNLIFLEGSATEKMLSALAGSAERPNIHPTLAACFDAALERAGNYRGATIVFSPGAKSFEKFDNEFERGRVFNEIVEERLG from the coding sequence GTGAAAGGCGGGACAGAAAGCCGCAGGCCGTTAACCTCTCCGGCGGAAGCGGTCGACAAAGAGGCGATAAGGGCCTTTGACGGAATGAAGGTGCTGGTCTTCGGGCTGGGAATCCTCGGCGGGGGGGTTGCTGCGGCCAACTGGCTGCTCCGGCACGGCGCCCGGGTAACCGTTACCGATCTGAAAACCGAAGCCGAACTGGCCGTGTCCCTGGGCCGGCTGGAGAAACCGGTGCGCCTGAAGCTGGGCGGTCACGACGAAACGGATGTCAAAAAATGCGACCTGGTCCTGTTCAACCCGGATATCCCGGCGGGCAGCCGCTTCGTTGTGCTCGCAAGAGGGCTTGGTAAACGTGTGGAGAACGAAGCCACCCTGTTTTACCGGCTGTGCCGACTCCCCATCGTCGCCGTTACCGGCACGCGCGGCAAGACGACCACGTGCGCCTGGATCGAACATTTTCTGAAGGCCTGTTCTATTCCCATACCGGCCGGCAACTCTCCGACCAATCCCTTTATGCACACGCTGCAGCTGCTGGAGGAGGATTCAGATGTGAAACCTTCCGGTGGTGACGATAGAACGCGCATCGTCGTCAACGAACTGCCTTCCTATCACCTGGAGTATTTCGGCCCCGGAAACCGCGGCCCCGACATAGCGCTGGTAACCAATATCTACCGCGACCATCTGAACCGCCACACCTCCATGGAGGAATATGCGGACACCAAGGCCAACATCTTCCGGCAACAGACGGAGGAACAGACCCTGATATTGAACCGGGAAAGCGCCTGGTCGGCGTTTCTCGGTCAACGGGTGTCGCGGCAGCGGCAACTGTTTTTTTCGACCTCGCCGCTGCCTGCCGCGGCAGCCGGCCTTTATCACGAGAAGGGACGCGCCCGTTATCGTGCACCCGGTTCCTCTTCAGATGCGGCCGTCCTGGAAACAGGCGGTTTTGCAAAAAAGCGCGGCGCGCACAACCTCGAAAATCTGCTGGCGAGCGCTCTGACCGCCTATCGGGCCGGCGCTTGCTGGAGCGGGATCCAGTCCGCCCTGGAAACCGTTCCCGAGATTGCCTTCAGACAGGAAGTTGTTTTCAAAGACGACCGGCTTACCGTCATCAACGACAACGCGGCCACGTCGCCGGACGGTTGCATGGCGGCGGTCAACCGTTTCGGCGGAGGTCGATGCATTCTGATTGCCGGCGGGACGGATCGGGAACTCGACTACACGGGGTGGGCCGATACGGTGAACCGGCTGATTTCCCGTCGGAATCTTATCTTTCTGGAAGGCAGCGCCACCGAGAAAATGCTTAGCGCCCTGGCCGGAAGTGCAGAACGGCCGAACATCCATCCGACGCTGGCGGCCTGTTTCGACGCCGCCCTGGAGCGAGCGGGAAATTATCGAGGGGCCACCATCGTGTTTTCACCCGGCGCCAAGAGTTTCGAGAAGTTTGACAACGAATTCGAGCGCGGGCGGGTGTTCAACGAGATTGTTGAAGAGCGGTTGGGATAA
- a CDS encoding NlpC/P60 family protein — protein MPLCTASPYRKRKRILYRTAALLVMLTLHCGCTLIPLKPGAPHVPGSLGGDVDRIKAALYAQYDDWQSVGYRHGGVSKNGVDCSGFVYLTFRDKFGVQLPRSTKNQAREGVQILVRDLVAGDLVFFKTGTFTRHVGIYLEDGKFLHASTSEGVTISSMQTRYWKRCFWQARRM, from the coding sequence ATGCCTTTATGCACAGCCAGCCCATACCGTAAACGAAAAAGGATCCTTTATCGAACCGCCGCATTGCTTGTGATGCTGACGCTTCACTGCGGCTGCACCCTCATCCCGTTGAAACCCGGAGCCCCGCACGTACCGGGTTCTCTCGGCGGGGACGTTGACCGGATCAAGGCCGCCTTGTACGCCCAGTATGATGACTGGCAAAGCGTGGGCTACCGGCACGGGGGCGTTTCAAAAAATGGGGTCGACTGCTCGGGATTCGTCTACCTCACCTTCCGGGACAAATTCGGCGTCCAGCTGCCCAGAAGCACCAAGAACCAGGCCAGGGAAGGCGTGCAGATCCTGGTGCGAGACCTCGTCGCCGGCGACCTGGTTTTTTTCAAAACCGGAACCTTCACCCGACACGTGGGCATCTACCTGGAAGACGGAAAATTTCTGCACGCCTCCACTAGCGAAGGGGTCACCATCTCCAGCATGCAGACCAGGTACTGGAAAAGGTGCTTCTGGCAGGCACGGCGCATGTAA
- a CDS encoding adenylate/guanylate cyclase domain-containing protein — MTEKNYKRKLSAILSADAAEYSRLMEDDEEATVRTLTTYREVMRVLIRQHNGNVIDTTGDNLLAEFASVVEAVQCAVAIQREIKSRNANLLEKRRMPFRMGINLGDVIQEQEHIYGDGVNIAARLEGLSDPGGICISKTAFDHIESKLPYGYEFMGNQTVKNIARPVGAYRVLLEPQPAEKGAPRPGVPAGGQGAASPTKRRPVPGKTLGNAGDYYAGGVVCIACALGLPVFGFFIEKVGPGTFYPMVGAGALVGIIGLGLIVWGKMIDTR, encoded by the coding sequence ATGACGGAAAAGAATTATAAACGCAAGCTGAGTGCCATACTCAGTGCGGACGCGGCAGAATACAGCCGGCTGATGGAGGACGACGAAGAGGCTACCGTCCGGACCCTGACAACCTACCGTGAAGTCATGCGCGTTCTCATCCGCCAGCACAACGGCAACGTCATCGACACAACCGGCGACAACCTTTTGGCCGAATTTGCCAGTGTCGTCGAGGCGGTCCAATGCGCCGTGGCCATCCAGAGGGAAATCAAGTCCCGCAACGCCAATCTGCTTGAAAAAAGAAGGATGCCGTTCAGAATGGGCATCAACCTCGGCGATGTCATTCAGGAACAGGAGCACATTTACGGTGACGGCGTCAACATCGCCGCCCGGTTGGAGGGGTTGTCCGATCCGGGGGGTATCTGCATCTCAAAAACCGCTTTCGATCACATCGAAAGCAAGCTGCCTTACGGCTATGAGTTCATGGGCAATCAGACGGTGAAAAACATCGCCCGGCCCGTAGGCGCCTACCGGGTGCTGTTGGAGCCGCAGCCGGCTGAAAAAGGCGCGCCTCGACCTGGCGTGCCCGCCGGCGGGCAGGGAGCCGCTTCCCCAACAAAGCGCCGTCCCGTTCCCGGGAAAACGTTGGGGAACGCCGGCGACTATTACGCCGGAGGCGTCGTGTGCATCGCCTGCGCCCTGGGGCTGCCCGTTTTCGGCTTCTTTATCGAAAAGGTCGGCCCGGGAACCTTTTATCCCATGGTCGGGGCCGGTGCGCTGGTGGGAATCATCGGTCTCGGTTTGATCGTTTGGGGAAAAATGATCGACACCCGCTGA
- a CDS encoding flavodoxin family protein translates to MENDTKKILVLLGSPRKKGNSTTLAKQIIAGAESAGAETESVYLNGLNIKPCQGCYGCKRKDSKGCVVDDDMQSLYPKIVGSDALVIATPVYWFNMTAQTKIFMDRCFGLFNADFTDNPLDKKRIAVAMSYGDSDAFKSGCVNALRSFQDAFNYVGAKIVGMVYGSAEQPGEISADENLMQQAEQLGRKLARA, encoded by the coding sequence ATGGAAAACGATACGAAGAAAATTCTGGTTCTTTTGGGGAGCCCCCGAAAAAAAGGCAACAGCACCACCCTGGCCAAACAGATTATCGCGGGCGCCGAATCTGCAGGCGCCGAGACAGAAAGCGTCTACCTGAACGGCCTGAACATAAAACCCTGCCAGGGATGCTACGGCTGTAAAAGGAAAGACAGCAAAGGCTGCGTCGTGGATGACGACATGCAGTCCCTGTATCCGAAAATAGTAGGGTCGGATGCACTGGTTATCGCCACGCCGGTATACTGGTTTAACATGACGGCCCAAACCAAAATATTCATGGACCGCTGCTTCGGATTGTTCAACGCGGATTTTACCGACAATCCCCTGGACAAGAAAAGGATCGCCGTTGCCATGAGCTACGGCGACAGCGATGCGTTCAAATCGGGCTGTGTGAATGCCCTGCGCAGTTTTCAGGATGCCTTCAACTACGTGGGGGCGAAGATCGTCGGCATGGTTTACGGCAGCGCCGAGCAACCCGGAGAGATATCGGCCGATGAAAACCTGATGCAGCAGGCCGAGCAACTGGGGCGCAAATTGGCGCGAGCCTGA
- a CDS encoding aminotransferase class IV encodes MFENLQVWFNGKLVPWKSVTIPVLSHGFSRGSAVFEIFGIHVGPEGPAAFRMDEHLKRLMRSIELLEMELPYTMEDIAAAVAETVRTNGLGRGVIKVMAFWGEEAVIKLILDSKLDLAIFPVPATPDLHLDSTEPISACLSKWRKIHPETVPVEAKACSNYLNAYLARKDALNRGFDIGVMAGTDGFLAEASTESVFLVKDGVVKVPPLGRVLNSISRKCVQEMAPVLGIPLREEAVLPNALLDADEIFTAHTGIKVSPVGRFEDRILDAPGPVTARLMEVMEKVLAFEDERFAHWYQPL; translated from the coding sequence ATGTTCGAAAATTTGCAGGTCTGGTTTAACGGCAAACTCGTTCCGTGGAAATCGGTAACGATTCCGGTGTTGTCCCACGGTTTTTCAAGGGGTTCGGCCGTATTCGAAATATTCGGGATCCACGTCGGTCCGGAAGGCCCCGCGGCCTTTCGCATGGATGAACATCTCAAACGGTTGATGCGAAGCATCGAACTTTTGGAGATGGAGCTGCCCTACACCATGGAGGATATTGCCGCTGCCGTGGCCGAGACCGTACGCACCAACGGTCTGGGGCGGGGGGTGATCAAGGTGATGGCCTTCTGGGGGGAGGAGGCGGTGATCAAACTGATTCTGGACAGCAAGCTGGATCTGGCTATTTTTCCGGTGCCGGCAACGCCGGATCTTCACCTGGACAGCACCGAGCCGATTTCCGCCTGCCTTTCCAAGTGGCGCAAGATTCACCCGGAAACCGTGCCGGTGGAGGCCAAGGCCTGCTCCAATTACCTGAATGCCTACCTGGCCCGCAAGGATGCCCTCAACCGCGGGTTCGACATCGGCGTGATGGCCGGCACGGACGGTTTTCTGGCCGAGGCGTCGACCGAATCGGTGTTTCTGGTCAAGGACGGTGTTGTCAAGGTGCCACCCCTGGGAAGGGTGCTCAACAGCATCAGCCGCAAGTGCGTCCAGGAGATGGCGCCCGTGCTCGGCATCCCCCTGCGCGAAGAGGCCGTTCTGCCGAACGCCCTGCTGGACGCCGACGAGATTTTCACGGCCCACACCGGGATAAAGGTCTCTCCGGTGGGGCGCTTCGAGGACCGCATCCTGGATGCGCCCGGCCCGGTGACCGCCAGGCTGATGGAGGTCATGGAAAAGGTGCTGGCTTTTGAAGACGAACGGTTCGCACACTGGTATCAGCCGCTGTAG
- a CDS encoding gamma carbonic anhydrase family protein, producing MITDYKGDAPVIHESAFIAATAVVIGRVAVCEQASVWYGTVVRGDIEPITIGEGTNIQDNCTLHTDTGFPLVIGRNVSVGHNAVVHGCTVEEDCLIGIGAVLLNGAHVKKGCVVAAGSVVRQGQVVGPYEMVAGCPAVVKKKLDRETLRPFLKPAADYLQHAAGHRDIRVIK from the coding sequence ATGATTACAGATTACAAGGGAGATGCGCCTGTCATTCATGAAAGCGCCTTCATCGCGGCCACGGCGGTTGTGATCGGCCGTGTGGCGGTCTGCGAACAGGCCAGCGTGTGGTACGGAACCGTCGTCAGGGGAGATATCGAGCCCATCACCATCGGCGAGGGAACCAATATTCAGGACAACTGCACCCTCCACACGGACACTGGATTTCCATTGGTGATCGGCAGAAATGTCAGCGTGGGGCACAATGCGGTGGTGCACGGCTGCACCGTGGAAGAGGACTGCCTGATCGGTATCGGCGCTGTTTTGCTCAACGGCGCACACGTGAAAAAAGGCTGTGTGGTGGCGGCCGGCTCGGTGGTCAGGCAGGGGCAGGTGGTAGGCCCTTATGAAATGGTGGCCGGCTGCCCGGCGGTGGTGAAAAAAAAGCTGGACCGCGAGACGCTGCGTCCGTTTCTCAAGCCCGCCGCGGACTATCTGCAACACGCGGCGGGACATCGGGACATTCGGGTTATAAAATAG
- the ettA gene encoding energy-dependent translational throttle protein EttA, whose product MSDAPDKVIYSMIRVSKYYDKKAVLKDISLSYFYGAKIGVLGLNGAGKSTLLRIMAGVEKNYNGEAILSKGYRVGYLEQEPLVDEDKTVREVVEEGVQEIVDLLREFEAINNRFAEPMDDDAMDRLIQQQADVQEKLDSLDGWDLDARLEMAMEALRCAPGATRVGVLSGGERRRVALCRLLLQKPDILLLDEPTNHLDAESVAWLEHHLQQYEGTVIAVTHDRYFLDNVAGWILELDRGCGIPWKGNYSSWLDQKTERLRREEKAESARRKTLERELEWIRMAPKGRHTKRQARVNAYEKLMSQEVRSKERELELYIPPGQRLGEVVIAADGVTKGFGDRLLLDGLTFQLTPGAIVGIVGPNGAGKTTLFRMITGQEVPDSGVLRIGDTVQLAYVDQGRALDPQKSIWEEISGGQEQMPLGDRLVNSRAYVARFNFSGGEQQRKVGELSGGQRNRVHLAKMLKEGANVLLLDEPTNDLDVNTLRALEEALENFGGCVLVVSHDRWFLDRIVTHILAFEGDSQVVFFNGSWSEYEADRKKRLGADADIPRRIRYRRLTRQ is encoded by the coding sequence ATGTCGGACGCACCGGATAAAGTCATCTACTCGATGATCAGGGTCAGCAAGTATTATGATAAAAAAGCCGTCCTGAAAGACATCTCCCTGTCCTATTTCTATGGAGCGAAAATCGGTGTTTTGGGGTTGAACGGCGCCGGGAAATCGACCCTTTTGCGCATCATGGCCGGTGTGGAGAAAAATTACAACGGCGAGGCCATCCTATCCAAGGGGTATCGTGTCGGCTATCTCGAGCAGGAACCCCTGGTGGATGAGGACAAAACGGTTCGGGAGGTGGTGGAGGAAGGCGTCCAGGAAATCGTTGACCTGCTCAGGGAATTCGAAGCGATCAACAACCGCTTTGCCGAACCCATGGATGACGATGCCATGGACAGGCTCATCCAGCAGCAGGCCGATGTTCAGGAAAAGCTGGACAGCCTGGACGGCTGGGATCTCGATGCCCGTCTGGAGATGGCCATGGAAGCCCTGCGCTGTGCGCCGGGTGCAACCCGAGTCGGGGTTCTGTCAGGGGGCGAAAGGCGACGGGTGGCCCTGTGTCGGTTGCTGCTGCAGAAACCGGACATATTGTTGCTGGACGAACCCACCAACCACCTGGATGCGGAAAGTGTGGCCTGGCTGGAGCACCACCTGCAGCAGTATGAGGGAACCGTCATCGCCGTGACCCATGACCGCTATTTTCTGGACAATGTGGCCGGTTGGATACTCGAACTGGACCGGGGATGCGGCATCCCGTGGAAGGGAAACTATTCTTCCTGGCTCGACCAGAAGACAGAACGGCTGCGCCGAGAAGAAAAAGCCGAAAGCGCCCGCCGAAAAACCCTGGAACGGGAGCTGGAGTGGATCCGTATGGCGCCCAAAGGACGCCATACAAAGCGTCAGGCCAGGGTGAATGCCTATGAAAAATTGATGTCCCAGGAGGTTCGGTCCAAAGAAAGGGAACTGGAGCTCTACATTCCTCCGGGACAGCGTCTGGGTGAGGTAGTGATTGCGGCCGACGGCGTCACCAAGGGGTTTGGCGACCGTTTGTTGTTGGACGGGTTGACGTTTCAACTGACACCCGGTGCCATTGTGGGCATTGTCGGCCCCAACGGTGCCGGAAAAACCACCCTGTTCAGGATGATAACCGGACAGGAAGTTCCTGACAGCGGGGTCCTGCGTATCGGCGACACGGTGCAGCTGGCCTATGTGGACCAGGGAAGGGCTTTGGATCCCCAGAAAAGCATTTGGGAAGAGATCAGCGGGGGGCAGGAACAGATGCCCCTGGGCGACCGTCTGGTCAACTCGCGGGCCTACGTGGCCCGGTTCAACTTTTCGGGAGGCGAACAGCAGCGCAAGGTGGGCGAGTTGTCCGGTGGGCAGCGTAACCGCGTTCACCTGGCCAAGATGCTGAAAGAGGGGGCCAACGTCCTTCTGCTGGACGAACCGACCAACGACCTGGATGTCAATACGCTGCGGGCCCTGGAGGAGGCGTTGGAGAATTTTGGCGGCTGTGTCCTTGTGGTCAGCCATGACCGCTGGTTTCTGGACCGCATCGTGACGCATATCCTGGCCTTTGAAGGGGACAGCCAGGTTGTTTTCTTTAACGGCAGTTGGAGCGAATACGAGGCCGACCGGAAGAAGCGCCTGGGAGCGGATGCGGATATTCCCAGGAGAATCAGGTACCGCAGGCTGACCCGACAATAA
- the htpG gene encoding molecular chaperone HtpG produces the protein MGKGKQTYQFKTEVQQLLKLIINSLYSNQDIFLRELISNASDAIDRLRFKAQTDPDILEGDGDFKIKITADSANRTLEVADNGIGMTREEIMENIGTIAKSGTAAFLDALEKSKQENTLAPEFIGQFGVGFYSAFIVADEVTLISRAAGAETAVRWWSKGDGEYAIEEAEKGTRGTRVILKLRDKEDGERDFTEEWAIRDVVKRHSDFIAYPIVMDVEREEPVLDAEGKPVKEDQILDSNGKPVGPEKDKTVKVTKEETLNSMKAIWARDKKEVTDEEYNEFYKHISHDWEDPMERLHFKMEGTTEYSALLYIPSHAPFDLFNIDRKHGVNLYCKRVFIMEDCKELIPEYMRFVKGVVDAADLNLNVSREILQQDRLVRNIRKNMLKKLFDLLSGMEEEAYDKFYGEFGQVLKEGIHTDFDNREKLSHLIRYKTTRSEDKWVSLKTYVENMKPDQKEIYYITGDNLAALMNSPHLEQLKEKEYEVLLMTDPVDEWVTQSLTEYEGKAFKSAEKGDLDLDDVDENKKKEFDSLFEFMKKELEDKVKEVKPSTHLKASMSCLSGNAYDMSAYMEKILKSSGQSPEPAKRILELNMDHPALVGFKALFDADGHDPKLKEYSRLIFDMAVIGEGGKIDDPADFSKRIGDLMAHAMTATVE, from the coding sequence ATGGGTAAAGGCAAACAGACCTATCAATTTAAAACCGAAGTCCAGCAGCTGCTCAAACTGATCATCAATTCGCTCTATTCCAATCAGGACATCTTTCTGAGAGAGCTGATATCGAACGCGTCCGATGCCATCGACCGTCTCAGGTTCAAGGCCCAGACAGATCCGGATATTCTGGAGGGGGACGGCGATTTCAAAATCAAGATAACGGCGGACAGCGCGAACCGGACCCTGGAGGTCGCCGACAACGGCATCGGCATGACCCGGGAAGAGATCATGGAGAACATCGGCACCATCGCCAAAAGCGGGACCGCCGCCTTTTTGGACGCCCTCGAAAAGTCAAAGCAGGAAAACACCCTGGCACCCGAGTTTATCGGCCAGTTCGGGGTCGGGTTTTACAGCGCCTTCATCGTAGCCGATGAGGTCACCCTGATTTCCAGGGCGGCCGGCGCCGAGACCGCCGTCCGGTGGTGGTCGAAGGGGGATGGCGAATATGCCATCGAAGAAGCCGAAAAAGGGACGCGGGGGACCAGGGTCATCCTCAAACTGCGCGACAAAGAGGACGGTGAAAGGGATTTCACCGAGGAGTGGGCCATCCGCGACGTCGTCAAACGGCACTCCGATTTTATCGCCTATCCCATTGTTATGGATGTGGAACGGGAAGAGCCGGTGCTCGATGCCGAAGGCAAGCCGGTGAAAGAGGACCAGATCCTGGACTCAAACGGCAAACCCGTCGGGCCGGAAAAGGATAAAACCGTCAAGGTCACCAAGGAAGAAACCCTCAACTCGATGAAGGCCATCTGGGCCAGGGACAAAAAAGAGGTCACCGACGAGGAATACAACGAATTTTACAAGCACATCAGCCACGACTGGGAAGACCCCATGGAACGGCTGCACTTCAAGATGGAGGGAACCACGGAATACAGCGCCCTCTTGTACATTCCTTCCCATGCGCCGTTCGACCTGTTCAACATCGACCGCAAACACGGCGTGAATCTCTACTGCAAACGCGTTTTCATCATGGAAGACTGCAAGGAACTCATTCCGGAATACATGCGCTTCGTCAAGGGGGTGGTCGATGCGGCCGACCTCAACCTCAATGTGAGCCGGGAAATCCTCCAGCAGGACCGCCTGGTGCGCAACATTCGCAAGAATATGCTCAAGAAGCTGTTCGACCTGCTGTCCGGCATGGAAGAAGAAGCCTACGACAAATTCTACGGTGAATTCGGACAGGTGCTCAAGGAAGGCATTCACACCGATTTCGACAATCGTGAAAAATTGTCCCACCTCATCCGCTACAAGACCACCCGTTCTGAGGACAAATGGGTCTCCCTGAAAACCTATGTCGAAAACATGAAGCCGGACCAGAAAGAGATCTACTACATCACCGGAGACAATCTCGCCGCGCTGATGAACAGCCCCCACCTGGAACAGTTGAAAGAAAAGGAGTACGAGGTGCTGTTGATGACCGACCCGGTGGATGAATGGGTCACCCAGTCCCTGACCGAATACGAGGGCAAAGCGTTCAAGAGCGCCGAAAAGGGAGACCTGGACCTGGATGACGTCGATGAAAACAAGAAAAAGGAATTCGACTCGCTTTTCGAATTCATGAAAAAGGAACTGGAGGACAAGGTCAAGGAGGTCAAACCCTCCACCCACCTGAAGGCGTCCATGTCCTGCCTCTCCGGAAACGCTTACGACATGAGCGCCTACATGGAAAAAATCCTGAAATCGTCCGGCCAAAGCCCGGAGCCGGCCAAGCGCATCCTGGAGTTGAACATGGACCACCCGGCGCTTGTCGGTTTCAAGGCCCTGTTCGATGCGGACGGGCATGACCCCAAACTGAAGGAGTACAGCAGGCTCATCTTCGACATGGCCGTCATCGGCGAGGGCGGAAAAATAGACGATCCCGCCGATTTCAGCAAGCGCATCGGCGACCTGATGGCCCATGCCATGACCGCTACGGTGGAATAG